GAAGTCTTCAAAGAGCTGGTGATACACGTTGGGGGTCTCATTATAGGTCATTGATAAATTTGTCGATGGTGTTCACTCCGGTTATTGAGGTTCTCCAAATCGTTGAGGAAGATGGTactggagaataaagtggtgACGCATGTTTGTTATTAGGTGTTGTGCCAACTTTTGAGTTTGCATTCATTTTGCACTTGACGACGACAATCTTAGCAATCACGAATGAATTATCTTTGGCATTGCAAAGGAAGGATCAGGATATTGTGAATGCGATGACCTTAGTTGAAGTAGCAAAACAACATCTACAAGATATGCGGGATGAAGGATGAGAGTCTCTGATCAGCGAAGTATCTATATTTTCTGAGAAAAATGATATTGAAATCTTAGATATGAAGGACATGTATAAGCCTCCTGGTCGACCTCGAAGGAAAGGTGTAGTTTTGACgaacttgaattatttcagGTTTGAGCTTTTTAATGGTGTGATCGATTGGCAACTACAAGAACTCAACAATCGCTTCAAAGAAGCTAACACAAATTTGCTTCTTTGCGTGTCTTGCTTAAGCCCAAAGAGTTCCTTTCTTACTTTTAACAAATCCAAAATGATTCAACTTGCTAATTGTTATCCTTTGGAGTTCTCTGAAGTTAGTTTTCGGTTGCTTGACAAACAGCTCGAGACTTATATCCGCGACAAGAGATCACATGAAGAGTTCTCAAATCTTGAAAGTATTGGATATCTCTCTCAAAGGTTAGTTGCTACAGGAAGACATATTGTCTATCCATGGGTTTATTTGCTTGTGAAGTTGGCTTTGGTTCTACCTGTTGCGACCGCATCGGTTGAGAGGTATTTTTCGGCtatgaaaattgtgaaaaGCCGTCTTCATAATAAGATGGGAGACTCTTAGATGAATGATTGTTTGGTTACCTAtattgagagagagatattTTGTAAGATTGATGCTGAAAGAATTTTGCATAGTTTTCAAGTTATGAGACCTCGTCGGGAACAATTGTAATTGTTTAGTTCATGCttaatatattttagtatCTTTGTCGTTTTatgtttattcatttatttgtatatatttatatttttgccccCTCTCGTACAATTTTCTGGCACCGCCCCTGTCGATGACATATCACCCAGAAACGGATGACCAATCCGAGGTTGTTAATCAGTGCATACAAAGTTACTTGCGCTGCTCGGTAAGGGAGAAGCCACACACGTGGGCGCAATGGCTGGGGTTGGCGGAGTACTGCTATAATACCTCCTTCCATTCGACCATCAAGATGACTCCATTCGAAGCCCTATATGGGTATGAGCCTCCGTTGCACGTCCCTTATGTCATGACCGCACTTcctaaggatagaaaacacggttgaTCGCGACTAATGGGGGATTgaagaagcggggaagaaaggggaaagcAATACAAGCTCGAAATAAATGGGAATAGCTCGAATAAAATCAGTGTCATTTCGACAATCAACAACTCGAAATGAATATTATCACAATAATACATGAAATCAAAAGAAATTATGTTTAGCGGAAGCATTcgagagtagaataatattatgtatgaggacataatatatattaggaactatttattttctatcttcTTTACTTTCATGTTCAACATCCTCCGCGCTCGTcacagctcaacctgcacacagggaaaacacatgcagggctgagtacttaaTGCACTCAGTGAACTTATGCCAAAAACATTTTCATAAAGTCATGTCATGCCATCTTTAAGTGTACTCGGGTTTTACTTTAAAATCTGCCGAGAAACACTAAAATACTTTCATCTTTAAAATGGCGATCGGCCGATCTACTATCATCTTCAACTATCACATACCAAATCTGAACCATCATGTGAAACGAGAATGTGGCCACAAACTCGATCACTGGACCGGCCGACCCGAAAGACGGCTCACGATCCCTATCTGTGTACACTAGTCTGAGTAAGGGCTCACCCCCtagtcagacccgaattcgttaacTATCAAGGTCCAGAGGGAATCAAACACAATAGACAATCAGATTGGCAGCTccatcaaaaatcaaagtatggCAAGACATTACGCATTTACAAAGTATAtacatcattcatcattttgGCAAAATAATTCAGAATATTTAAagagaaagcccacctcgttcgTTTAAAGCTTTAACTCGTGTTTCGTTCCGCCCTCGAAAAACGTGCGTGAAGTCACCCATTGATTTAATATACTCCGGctcaatcttcaattttaatttaatttggccCAAACCAAATAAATTCCAATCCAACCTTGATTAAAATAGAAggcccaaaactttaaattaaaattcatttggcccaaaacattaaacaaaacaaagccCAAAACAACTTCAATATTTTCTCACCTTACATAAACGGTGACCTCCCCAAAATTTGAGCAACAACTCCCATCTCTTTCTCTTTgcttctccatctctctctcccgtctctcatctctctctaaTTGAAAACTAACTTTAGCAGTGCTGTCTCCAAATTCTCTTTCTCATCTCTGCCTTCTTTCTCGCTGCATAGCCTCATACAGCGCTACTGCTGTCCTCTCCGGTGAGTGCCTGCCATCGCTGCCTTCTGCCCAAACTGCCGCTTCACCGCCGGTTCTCCTTCAACACTTATCACTGCGTCTCATCTTCTGTTATAGACATCGCCGTAGCTCTCATCGGCTAACTCCACCCGCCGCGGTTGTTGCTGTCCTGATAAGCAGCCgtggctgctgctgctgccaAGTACAGCCCCGTACTGTAGATCGCCGCCATCGCAGCACAGCCGTCGTCAGGTCCTTCGCCGCTGCTGCACTTCTGCCGCCTCGCATCCTCTCTCTTTTCCCTCGGTCACAACGCAGCGCCGCTGCTGTCATGGTGCAGCGCTGCTGTTCGCACCCGATGCTTGCACTATCGTCCTCCTTCTGTCTCCGTCGAAAACACGGTGGCTTCAGCGCCGTTGCCGAGATCCACTCACGCCGCTGCTCTGGTTTTCTCGGAGCCACGTCGTCATCGCCATCCATCGTCGTTGCTGATCATTCAGCGCTGCCGCTGCTGTCCGGTAGATGCAGCGCCGCCTCTGTGTCTCCTTTTTCATCGATGTTCGATCGAGGAACGCCACCGCCGCTCATCTCATCGTCTATCGAcctctctctcaatttcttGGATTGGACCGAACGAAAACCATAGTTCTCTTCTCTAATATATACAAGCTTATGGTTGTGAATTTTGGTGAGGAGATTGTAGCAACGCTCCTTACTTTGGAAGATGGAGGGTTCATACTTATTAGAGGTTAAATGGTGACTTTTGATTTCAATTTGAGGGGGAGTAGAAGAGTCACAATAGAGATGAAGAGACACCATTCTTTGTAAAGGAATATAAGATTTGGGCTtgcataaattaattgatgtatTGGGCTCAACATACTTTTGCATAAACAATTTAGGATGCCCCAACTCTCGTAATAAATAGAAACctagaagaataaaataattggtgAAAAGGCTTCTCAAAAATTAAGTTGGGCTTGAATAGACTAAAATGGATTCTTCATGATTGACTGTAAAAGTCCAAAACTCTTTTAAGCCTCGAAAAGAGACAAAGATTAAACGAAAAAAAGTTCGGCTTgagaataaatattatttcgaGAAAAATGATAGAAGAAGTCAGGGTGTTACACCTTATCTGCCCGGTGACTCGAACATTGAGGCCGTGGATATAGCTCTTCGTGATAGGGAAGAAACGATTGCCTTGTTGAAGGCAAATCTGGAGCGGGCTGTAGTGAGAATGCAGAACCAAGCTAACAAGAACAGAGTTGATTGTGAGTACGCCATTGGTGAATGGGTTTGGCTGCAGTTACAGAAATACCGACAGAAATCAATCCGGGGAAAACATCACAAGTTCGAGCCGAAGTACTTTGGTCCATATCAGACCGTGGATCGGATTGGGCAGGTGGCTTACAGGTTGAATCTGTCGGCCACAACAGCCATACACAATGTGTTCCACGTTTCGCTTCTCCGACTTGCGTCAGTTCCGACTGGTCCCATTCTTGACCTCCCAGTGATCTCACACATTCGGGACGTTGTGCCTCAAGCGATTCTTGATCGAAAAATGGTGAAGCGACACAACGAAGCCGTGACCTAGTGGCTCACAGGTTGAATCTGTCGGCCACAACAGCCATACACAATGTGTTCCACGTTTCGCTTCTCCGACTTGCGTCAGTTCCGACTGGTCCCATTCTTGACCTCCCAGTGATCTCACACATTCGGGACGTTGTGCCTCAAGCGATTCTTGATCGAAAAATGGTGAAGCAACACAACGAAGCCGTGACCTAGTGGCTCATTCATTGGAAGGATTGGTCGCCGGCAGAAGCTTCATGGGAGTTTGCCGATGTGATTAAAGAGAGGTTTCCTTGGttccttgaggacaaggaaCCTTAAGGGGGAGTATTGTTGCATGCTGAGCTAGAAGAGATGAATGGGTGCATGCAACAATTTGACGTGGGAGAATAAGTTGAGATCCGGATAAGAATAAAGCATGTGTAGCATCCGACGTGGCATGTGCAAATGGTGTGAGGGACGGCGTTTAAACGGCAGTGATGGAAAAGGGAATGAGTTAATGTAACAGAAATTGTTTTCGTGTTGGATTTTCGTGTTATGTCAAAAATTGTGACCTCTAACGTTAACGCTAGTAAGTTAACATACAATTTGGTTTGACACGACATAATAATGACCTAATTGCatgataaaatgtgatattacataataaaaattgctATAACATGATAAACTTTATCAcgatttaaatataaatattaatatttttattattaacaacaattaaactataattttatttcttaacgAATAACCCAAATCTCCCGACCCAACTCGAAATCATTGGGTTCTTATTGGGTCGACCCGATAAAGAACTCATGCTTAATAAGACTTTAtccaaattcattaattttgtgtatgCTTATGATGGGTTTTCATGTTGTGTCAAAAATTGTTCGCCCATGATAAATGTGAAACCATCTTCTTTCGAAAGCAGAAGTTCCAAGTCAAATTAGGAGAGCTACTcatcaagaaaataaagacTGTATTTTTCATGCAGAAACCATGAAGTGAGCATGAACCTAATCCACACACGAGTTGAGTagtaactcacaaaataattatgtggATACAAGAAGTTGACTGCCGACctaattgattattgattttgttattatcATCCGATTAATCGATAAACAGATATGGTTAAAACTTGATAGTCGGCCTCATCCTACATTAATACTTACATGGAGTAgctttttaatcaatttagaAACAGGTGTaacttatgtttaatttaattcatttgttAGAGGAGCTAAAAAACTATAATGGTGcacaacatttatttaaaacgGTGGCTATTAATGTGAAATCATTTTCGCTTATTTATTCGCagctaaaataattaatgcttTCTAATATGAGCtttgttttattgttattttttggtGAAAATGGATACAAACTTAAAGATTTCATTACTTAATCGCATGAAATTTAGCATAAAAGATATGTGTCTGAGTAAATTTACACAAATATTACAAGGGGGCGGAGAAAATATCAGAATTACTATTTGTCTTTTATTCTatgttattataaatattgcataacctactttattatgtttttaagATTTTTGACAGCTTGGTTACTATTTCATAGAAAAATGacgaaataataattaaaaagtaacTTCGGATTATGTTTTGCACCAATAAAACTCGTGAAGAGTAATGACACTTATAAGATCactcaaattatttgaaatattatctACCGGGAAATCTTGGCGATTATATGATGAGGctaatttgattttagtttaataCTGTAGTTAAGCTCAACAAcataaaactttaaaaagGATAAAGTAAATGTGAAGAAATAAATTCGCATGCGAGATTGATAGATCCATACATGAACTTATTCATTATTGTATTCTCTATCAATTTACATTGAAGAGCTATCAAAAACTGTTTTAGTATGGCAATATTCGCATTGGTTGAATgctaaaaagaataaatataactatCTAAAAATCACTAATATCTATACGGTTAACCAACATTAGACTTTTCAATTGGTTCGGACACGGGTGAGTCAAATATGACTTATTACTATGAACcctatactttaattatttatatcctaattttaacataattttatttatttcaatccTAATTATTTCTAACCATTTATATCTTCTCCAACTTCCCTTTCTTTCAATTTATGTACTTGTAAAATCATTCAACAACTATTTATGTGaacttggaaaaaaaaatacgtgAAAtcttacaaataaatttaaatcctcCCATTATCAATATTAACATCGGTATTGGCTACTTAGGCTTCACCATTTTTTATCTATTGAATCAAGAAATGCATAAATTCTACTTTTTGTCCACCAAAAATAGACGAAATTATGAATGAATgccataatttttaatgtataattaataaagtaaatgagatATAGGAAAgagtatgagagaggaaggAAAAAGGTAGTGAAATGAGTGTTAGTAGAGTGTGAGGTTCATATTTAGAATGATATATTGAGTTAGTATTGgttgaaaattttccatttttaaacctagtctaattttggtagacactccaaaatagtaaatttggtctattttttatggttggatggagtaatatataggAAAAGATAAAATGTTGATAAACTTAACATATGATATAAACGCGAAAAGTAAGTCACTGTCATGTAGCTATCTACGAAATTTGATAACGACAcatttttgtcaatattttcCATACCATTTaccaaacatttttttatgattttgtccAAAGATATTCTTATTATTGAACTAAGACCATATATAGACTGCATAGCTGTATAGTGAATTCAGATTCATTGTGTATCGAATtcaatatcataatttatatgtgtatattaCGTACTGAATATGTTTGTCCAAAGTTATTCTACGACGCAATATATAATACTCTTATTGTGCTTTTCAAGAATGTCGATTCTTTGGCATGTAGCGATCATACCCAAACTTTCGTTTTCACCATTCAATCAATCGCAGAATTATGTCAcactaaaaaacaaacaatcaaTTGAAAgcttaattaatagtacttaattaattacgtACGTAAATCGCAATGAAAATAAAGGACACACGAGATGCTGAGTCAGCACCCCAACCATATTTATCtcttaatattatatttttactataaaaccCAATTTACTTATTGCGCTAACTTGGAGTATTTTACTGATCTCTTCAATCTCTCATCACTAAAACTGTTCCCTCTTTCTCTCCTCAAATTCAGAAGGAGATTCTTTTGCATGTAATCCAACTGCTTCATCAGCTCCAAAATCGAGGTTTTACACTTGATCTGCCTCTCAATTATCCTGAAAATGCATTTGCACTCGTTTATTCATCGTGCTATTTAGGTGTATGCCTAGTGTGAAAAAACCAAATGATTTTGTAGGTCGATTTTGTgattaattagggtttttatGTCTGATACTAGAAGCGGAGTACAGCAGACATCTTTAAAGACTGGGGTTTTAGTTTGATTTGTATGaatgaattgattttttaaaaattaggtTGCTCTCAGCTGCCATAGCTATGCCAATTTGACACGTATTGGATAAATCGGTTGAGGGGTTTATTGATAGATTACACAAGTAAGAAGAAAATAGATTTTCAGCAGACTTATTTAGCTCGATGAGGTTTTTGTCAACTCCGGTAATTGTTTAGCATCCCAAACATTTAGCTCAATCATACAATGGTTTCTGCCAGTTATAATTTCGGTGAACATAATTGCATTAGGACTCTGCAGTTTTCTGACGTCCATTGAATTGTAGTTTTTTCTATAGAAAGATGGAGGCTGGAGGTGCGGCAGCAGATTCATTTCTGAGGAACTATAGACTCGGGAAAACTCTTGGGCATGGTTCCTTTGGGAAGGTCAAACTTGCGGAACATGTACAGACCGGGCATAAGGTGGCCGTTAAAATCATCAATCGGCGGTTGATGGGGGGTCCTGAAATGGAAGAAAAGGGTAAGAAGATTTGCTTCGTTGAGAACAATAAATGAGATTCAAGAATTTCTAGTTGCATGGCGGAGGATATGTATATTCTAGTTTCTCGAGTTTGGTGCTATCATGTTTGCATCTTTGGCATTAccctttcattttattagcAAAAGTGTTTTATAGTTTTCTAAGAGTTAATGGTGTTATGCAgtgaaaagagaaataacAATATGCCGAATGTTTGTGCATCCACATGTGATCCGCCTCTATGAGGTCATAGAGACACCAACAGATATATTTGTTATCATGGAGCACGTGACGCGAGGAGAGCTCTTTGATTATATTGTGGAAAGGGGCAGGCTGCAAGAAGATGAAGCTAGACACATTTTCCAGCAGGTAATATCATTTGTGTGTTTTCTTCGTCTCTGGTTGCTGTCTTGCCCACATGATGAACAAATTTGTGTTTTGGGCAGGTTATTTCGGGAGTGGAGTATTGCCATAGGAACATGATAGTGCATCGTGACCTTAAGCCGGAGAACTTACTTCTAGATGGAAAAGGCAATGTGAAGAtaattgattttggattaagCAACATTATGAGGGATGGGCACTTTTTAAGGACAAGTTGTGGAAGCCCAAACTATGCTGCCCCTGAGGTTGTACAGTCAGCATACTTTGAAACATAGTAGAATACTATTGTTCTGATGATAATAGTGTCTGTAATATGTGCCACGAGGCTTTCTATTATGGCTAAGTTAGTTAGATGGAGCTCATTGCAGGTTGTTTCTGGAAAACTTTATGCTGGGCCTGAAGTGGATATTTGGAGCTGCGGTGTTATTTTGTATGCTCTTCTTTGTGGGGCTCTTCCTTTTGATGATGAAAATATTCCCAGCCTcttcaagaaaataaaggtATATGTACTAAATGTTTCCTGGAACTTGTAATGTTTGACACAGATCATCAAAGTAAGTAACTTTGATATATCTTAGAGTGGAATGTACACTCTTCCAAGCCACTTGTCTGCTGGAGCTCGTGATTTGATTCCAAGATTGCTACTAGTGGACCCTATGAAGAGGATAACCACGCATGAGATACGACAACATCCTTGGTTCAAAAAAAATCTTCCTCGCTATTTAGCTGTCACGCCACCCAATGCAATGGAACATCTAAAAACGGTAACTGTTATCTAATGCTCATTGGTCTGATCTTATGAACAGCGAGATGAATCATTCTTGTGATTCTAACATTTAAAAGTATTTTGTCCTTCAGCCGATCTTTGTCtagcttcttcttttttcccgTTGAGAACTTTTATATGCATTGTCTATGTGAAACATCTTGTTTGCCAACTAGAATTTAGTTTGCTTAAGCAATCAATTTACAAGTGACAGCATATAACATCTCATTTACCAAGAAACGTTTGGAGTTGATTTCTCATTATGCTTCCAAACACCAACCACGGATCAAGTTTCCAAATTCACGTGCAGGGATAATACTGATGcagtttgattttattattgttgcAGCTTGATGAAGAAATCATTCAACAAGTTCTTAGGTTGGGATTTGAGAGGGGTCAGCTTATTGACTCACTGCAGAGCAGGCTACAAAATGATGTAAACAATTGCATAAATATCAGCAGTAGTTTAGTTCTAAACCTTATGGATTGTTAATATTATGGCCTTTGCTGCAGGCTACTGTTGCATACTATCTTCTGTTGGACAAGCGGTCCCCCATTTCAAATGGCTACCTCACTGCTAACATTCAAGAGTCACCGGTATGCATATCTTTATTGCCATTCATAAATGGAACTTATTATTCTCTTCAAATGTTTTTCAAAGTTTACATTCTCTGATTCTCATAACTATCTATAATTCTATATTAGATGTGTTTTTTTACAAGGGACGACAACCACACATAAAGTGGTGAAAGCCCTTCACCATCTTATGATGACAGTGTAGTTAGGCTTTTGGGAACTTTAAAAATGGGCTCCAACAACCATCCCCTTTCTTCCCATTGCAGTAACTAACCCTTGATATCCATTCTTGATTAGTTTCTTGTCAAGTGCCTACATTGATGATTTGGATGTGTGTGGCACATATCAGCTATGGTCATGAGTTATCATATGTTGGATATGGGCATAATCCATTCCTATAAAAGCTTATCCTCATATGCAAAGTAGAATAGTGTCCTTGGTCTTTCTTTGTTGACCAATGTAGGATCAAaaccataaaataataatgagatTACTAGGTTAAGAACCTATTTCAATGAGCTGGACATGAGTGAAAGATTTTTGAGTATTTCATGCATAACATTAATACAGTAAGGAGGTACTTGGTATGACGGAATACTATTAGGGGGGAATGGAATGGAACTAGGAACTAATGGCTAATCCCATGGGTTGAGGAAGGAATGGCTACGCCTTATCTAGTGGGAATGGTCATTCCATATGGACTACTGATTCCTAAGAAAGACTAGTACTAAGTAAAGGAATGTGATGGAGCTAGGAATCACAGTTCCATACCCTCTTCCATTCCATCATGTA
The genomic region above belongs to Salvia hispanica cultivar TCC Black 2014 chromosome 3, UniMelb_Shisp_WGS_1.0, whole genome shotgun sequence and contains:
- the LOC125215578 gene encoding SNF1-related protein kinase catalytic subunit alpha KIN10-like: MEAGGAAADSFLRNYRLGKTLGHGSFGKVKLAEHVQTGHKVAVKIINRRLMGGPEMEEKVKREITICRMFVHPHVIRLYEVIETPTDIFVIMEHVTRGELFDYIVERGRLQEDEARHIFQQVISGVEYCHRNMIVHRDLKPENLLLDGKGNVKIIDFGLSNIMRDGHFLRTSCGSPNYAAPEVVSGKLYAGPEVDIWSCGVILYALLCGALPFDDENIPSLFKKIKSGMYTLPSHLSAGARDLIPRLLLVDPMKRITTHEIRQHPWFKKNLPRYLAVTPPNAMEHLKTLDEEIIQQVLRLGFERGQLIDSLQSRLQNDATVAYYLLLDKRSPISNGYLTANIQESPEIYSAAPSPDPNVQAFPIDLNSSPWILRKKQWAVGIQSPARPGEIMTKILGALQGLNVRWKKVGHYNMKCLFTRGIQNLDSMAITNHMNDNHYVNGITSTGTNGSQQSSAVKFEIQLYKTSEVEYVLDLQRLSGPVFLFLDFCAYFMTRLEFISMFTSDNKFVTSM